The following are from one region of the Desulfobacterales bacterium genome:
- the hrpA gene encoding ATP-dependent RNA helicase HrpA — translation MTISNKTSTDKHPRRMIREIESLLSRAMARDRLIIRNKLGRIQSSVSGTPPADGRKNSDPAQTLYRLRKQLDSSILRRRLRIENRPKPSDCPDLPISARKEEIIEAIKTHQVVIISGETGSGKTTQLPKFCLEAGRGIDGLIGCTQPRRIAASSVARRIAEELGEEIGRSVGYKIRFQDQTGPNAYIKIMTDGILLAETQGDPRLSQYDTLIVDEAHERSLNIDFILGILKQLLAKRKDLKLIITSATIDTEKFSSHFDKAPIIEVSGRMYPVDVRYTDRQDPSNESGESAELSYVDRAVQAVAEIAARHPFGDILIFMPTEQDIRETCELLEGANFRGVTVLPLFSRLSAAEQGKIFGSSAGRKIIVATNIAETSITIPGIKYVIDTGLARISQYSPVTRTISLPVAPIARSSADQRMGRCGRVENGICIRLYPEEDYLSRPQYTPPEILRTNLADVILRMISLKLGDISQFPFIDGPSFKHIHDGFDLLTELGAICLEDNRRKSDKNQYRLTANGRIMARLPIDPRLSRMLIEAHARDCVKETAVIASALSIQDPRERPAENEQKADQMHARFKDPASDFISLLNIWNVYHDTRKDAGSTHQMKKFCKTHFLSFRRMREWRDVHAQIMEIIEELEPVAAADAVVRPAASSKADTFSPLYEAIHLSILSGFLSNIALKKDKNIYQATKGKQVMIFPGSGLFNKAGTWIMAAEMVETSRVFARTVANIDSSWIQQIGKDLCHFTYLEPHWERTRGEVVALEQVRLYGLIISSDRRISYGRINPDQANDLFITSALIEADVQKPFAFMRHNQSHIDDITDMENRIRRRELLINEAQLFQYYKEKLPGVYDIRSLQKLIRQNGGDNFLRLTRDDLLRLRPDEDELAQYPDHIDLGAGTFRCSYQFDPGNAADGVTVSIPSSSAASVRTEAIDWLVPGLLKEKIIALIKILPKSYRKQLVPVSDTVDIIMKEMPRGKQPLVTALCRFIHSRFKVDIPASEWDRETVPDLLKMRIAVTGPDGKELRSGRDTSILQDAIGPGPSPQLLEAEKEKWERSGITDWDFGDLPECIHIKSGTDTTWDVFPALVHHNGGIDLQLLNNRTEAVANHKKGVAALYCIHLAKELKFLKKQLAFPDYFRTETAWFGGPAAFGNQLYDTVVSKFFARNIRTRDAFFAYAESAAATLLADGQKKREHVLEVISAYHQTRSAIYDLERTNRFNSTLMSFFDFLRQELDRLVPTHFTRLYENDRMPHIVRYLKAMEIRAARCLLDFKKDQARSAEVKRWTDSLDELIAGLTPSTSDEKRNQIEAFHWMIEEYKISVFAQEIKTDGPISKKRLEKKLGEIRRMI, via the coding sequence ATGACTATATCTAACAAGACATCTACAGACAAACACCCCCGACGCATGATCCGGGAAATCGAATCGCTTCTTTCCCGGGCCATGGCCCGGGACCGGCTCATCATTCGAAACAAACTGGGACGAATCCAATCGTCCGTCTCCGGAACGCCTCCGGCTGACGGACGGAAAAACAGCGACCCGGCTCAAACGCTTTACCGGCTCAGAAAACAGCTTGACAGCTCCATCCTCAGACGGCGGCTGAGAATTGAAAACCGGCCAAAGCCTTCGGATTGTCCGGACCTTCCGATCTCTGCCCGGAAAGAGGAAATCATCGAGGCCATCAAAACGCACCAGGTGGTGATCATTTCCGGTGAGACCGGTTCCGGCAAAACCACCCAGCTGCCTAAATTCTGCCTTGAGGCCGGAAGAGGCATTGACGGGCTCATCGGATGTACCCAGCCCCGCCGGATTGCCGCCTCCAGTGTGGCACGGCGCATCGCCGAGGAGCTCGGCGAAGAGATCGGGCGGTCCGTGGGCTACAAAATCCGTTTCCAGGACCAGACCGGGCCGAATGCCTATATAAAAATCATGACCGACGGCATTCTGCTGGCCGAAACCCAGGGCGATCCCCGGCTCAGCCAGTACGACACCCTCATTGTGGATGAGGCCCATGAACGAAGCCTGAATATCGATTTTATCCTGGGCATCCTGAAACAGCTGCTGGCAAAGCGCAAAGACCTGAAACTGATCATCACTTCGGCGACCATCGACACGGAAAAATTCTCCAGCCATTTTGACAAAGCCCCGATCATTGAAGTGTCCGGGCGCATGTACCCGGTAGATGTCCGGTATACGGACCGGCAGGACCCGTCGAATGAGTCCGGTGAATCCGCTGAGCTCAGCTATGTGGACAGGGCCGTTCAGGCAGTTGCGGAAATTGCGGCCCGGCACCCGTTTGGCGATATCCTGATCTTCATGCCGACCGAACAGGACATCCGGGAAACCTGCGAACTGCTCGAGGGCGCAAATTTCAGAGGAGTCACGGTTCTTCCACTGTTTTCGAGGCTTTCCGCCGCTGAACAGGGAAAAATTTTCGGCAGTTCGGCCGGCCGAAAAATCATCGTCGCCACCAACATCGCCGAAACCTCCATCACCATACCGGGCATCAAATACGTGATTGATACGGGCCTTGCCCGTATTTCCCAGTATTCTCCCGTGACCCGTACCATCTCTCTTCCGGTAGCCCCCATCGCCAGGAGCAGCGCGGATCAGCGGATGGGCCGCTGCGGCAGGGTTGAAAACGGTATCTGTATCCGCCTGTATCCGGAAGAAGACTATTTGTCCCGGCCGCAGTACACGCCCCCTGAAATCCTGAGAACCAATCTGGCGGATGTCATCCTGAGGATGATTTCACTCAAACTGGGGGATATCAGCCAGTTTCCCTTTATTGACGGCCCGTCTTTTAAACATATCCACGACGGGTTTGATCTTCTCACCGAACTGGGCGCCATCTGCCTTGAGGACAACCGCCGGAAATCAGACAAAAACCAGTACCGGCTCACCGCCAATGGCCGGATCATGGCCAGACTGCCCATCGACCCGCGGCTGTCGCGGATGCTGATCGAAGCCCATGCCCGAGATTGCGTAAAAGAGACCGCCGTCATCGCATCGGCCCTGAGCATCCAGGACCCGAGGGAACGGCCGGCAGAAAATGAACAGAAAGCGGATCAGATGCATGCCCGGTTTAAAGATCCGGCATCGGATTTCATCAGCCTGCTCAACATCTGGAACGTCTATCACGACACCCGAAAAGACGCCGGCAGCACCCACCAGATGAAAAAATTCTGCAAGACCCATTTTCTGTCTTTCCGTCGGATGCGGGAATGGCGGGATGTTCACGCCCAGATCATGGAAATTATAGAAGAGCTTGAACCGGTAGCCGCTGCGGATGCCGTTGTCCGCCCGGCCGCATCATCGAAGGCCGATACGTTCAGCCCGCTGTACGAGGCGATTCACCTGTCGATTTTAAGCGGATTTCTCTCCAACATCGCCCTGAAAAAAGACAAGAACATCTACCAGGCGACAAAGGGAAAGCAGGTGATGATCTTTCCGGGCTCGGGCCTTTTTAACAAGGCCGGCACATGGATCATGGCCGCTGAAATGGTGGAAACCTCCCGGGTTTTTGCCCGAACCGTCGCCAATATCGACAGCAGCTGGATTCAGCAGATAGGAAAAGACCTGTGCCATTTCACATACCTGGAGCCGCACTGGGAACGAACCCGCGGGGAAGTGGTGGCACTGGAGCAGGTCCGTCTCTACGGGCTGATCATCTCGTCCGACCGCCGCATATCGTACGGCAGAATCAATCCGGATCAGGCCAATGACCTGTTTATCACCAGCGCACTGATCGAGGCTGATGTTCAAAAGCCCTTTGCCTTCATGAGGCATAACCAAAGTCATATCGACGACATCACCGACATGGAAAACCGGATCCGGCGGCGCGAGCTGCTGATCAATGAAGCGCAGCTGTTCCAATATTACAAGGAAAAGCTACCGGGGGTTTATGATATCCGTTCGCTTCAGAAACTGATCCGGCAAAATGGCGGGGACAATTTTTTAAGGCTGACCCGAGACGATCTGCTGCGCCTCCGGCCCGACGAGGACGAGCTGGCCCAGTATCCGGATCACATTGATCTGGGCGCCGGAACCTTTCGCTGTTCATATCAGTTTGATCCGGGAAACGCGGCTGACGGGGTTACGGTCAGCATTCCCTCATCGTCCGCCGCATCGGTCCGCACAGAGGCCATAGACTGGCTGGTTCCGGGGCTGTTGAAGGAAAAAATCATCGCCCTGATCAAAATTCTCCCCAAGTCCTACCGAAAGCAGCTGGTTCCGGTATCCGATACCGTCGATATCATCATGAAAGAAATGCCCCGGGGCAAGCAGCCGCTGGTCACGGCCCTGTGCCGGTTTATTCACAGCCGGTTCAAGGTGGACATACCGGCATCGGAATGGGACCGGGAAACGGTCCCCGATCTTCTGAAAATGCGGATCGCCGTTACCGGACCCGACGGTAAAGAGCTCCGGTCCGGCAGGGACACATCCATTTTACAGGATGCGATTGGCCCCGGCCCCTCGCCTCAGCTGCTGGAGGCCGAAAAAGAAAAATGGGAAAGATCCGGCATTACGGACTGGGATTTCGGCGATCTGCCTGAATGCATCCATATAAAATCGGGCACCGATACGACATGGGACGTGTTCCCTGCGCTGGTGCATCATAACGGCGGCATTGACCTGCAACTTTTGAACAATAGAACCGAGGCAGTCGCAAACCACAAAAAAGGCGTGGCCGCGCTGTATTGCATTCATCTGGCAAAAGAATTAAAGTTTTTGAAAAAGCAGCTGGCCTTTCCCGACTATTTCAGGACCGAGACTGCCTGGTTCGGAGGACCGGCCGCCTTTGGTAACCAGCTGTATGACACGGTGGTCAGCAAATTTTTCGCCCGGAACATCCGCACCCGGGATGCGTTTTTCGCCTATGCCGAATCGGCCGCTGCAACCCTCCTGGCAGACGGACAGAAAAAACGGGAACATGTCCTTGAAGTGATCAGCGCCTATCATCAGACCCGGTCGGCCATCTACGATCTGGAACGGACAAACCGTTTCAATTCAACCCTCATGAGTTTTTTCGACTTTCTCAGACAGGAGCTTGACCGGCTGGTTCCGACTCATTTTACCAGACTTTACGAAAATGACCGGATGCCTCACATCGTCCGGTACCTGAAAGCCATGGAAATCCGGGCAGCCCGATGCCTGCTGGATTTCAAGAAAGATCAGGCCCGGTCCGCAGAAGTAAAGCGCTGGACCGACAGTCTGGATGAATTAATCGCGGGTCTTACGCCTTCCACATCAGATGAAAAACGAAATCAAATCGAAGCCTTTCACTGGATGATCGAAGAATATAAAATATCGGTGTTTGCCCAGGAAATCAAAACCGATGGCCCGATATCAAAAAAACGGCTTGAAAAAAAACTGGGGGAGATCCGGCGGATGATTTGA
- a CDS encoding FAD-dependent oxidoreductase, with translation MDFVVIGGDAAGMSAASRVKRICPQTSVIVLEKSMDVSYSACGMPYNISDSDREIEDLVVRPAKEFQDKQGIHVLTGHQVDRIDPQNKIVRGTTLAGDPFQFFYDQLLIATGASPMVPDLPGFDLPGVMVLKSLEHGRKIKVYLKKNQVKKAVIIGMGYIALEMCEALRALDIDLAMVKSRKGLLPWMVEDLARAVQDEVQAMGVQLYPGHPVRRIESAGTGLKVICDDLTLDADMVLVAIGVTPNSSLAADAGLNLSVEQAIGVDPSLKTSDPYIYAAGDCADAFHEVTGKRTWIPLALRANRAGWAVADNVCGKTVKLHGVAGTGVFKVFGLEVARTGLNLGQAEKAGFDPVGVTIKTRSRAHAHPGSSDLWVHMVGDKTSGRLLGVQMVGREGVAARINAPAVALHGKMTVEHFSQSDLAYAPPFGPVWDPMLTAANQLLKRM, from the coding sequence ATGGACTTTGTTGTGATCGGAGGAGATGCCGCTGGCATGAGCGCTGCCAGCAGAGTAAAACGCATCTGTCCGCAAACTTCGGTAATCGTTCTGGAAAAATCCATGGATGTGTCCTACAGCGCCTGCGGAATGCCCTATAACATTTCGGATTCCGACCGGGAGATCGAGGACCTCGTGGTCCGGCCGGCAAAAGAGTTTCAGGATAAACAGGGCATCCATGTGCTGACCGGCCATCAGGTGGACCGGATTGACCCGCAGAACAAAATCGTCAGGGGCACGACGCTGGCCGGAGATCCGTTTCAGTTTTTCTATGATCAGCTGTTGATTGCCACCGGTGCCTCCCCGATGGTGCCGGATCTGCCGGGATTTGATCTGCCGGGAGTCATGGTGCTCAAAAGTCTGGAGCATGGCAGAAAAATCAAGGTGTATTTAAAAAAGAACCAGGTCAAAAAAGCCGTTATCATCGGAATGGGGTATATCGCCCTTGAAATGTGCGAGGCGCTCCGGGCGCTTGATATTGACCTGGCAATGGTCAAATCCCGAAAGGGCCTGCTGCCCTGGATGGTGGAGGATCTGGCCCGGGCCGTTCAGGACGAGGTGCAGGCCATGGGGGTTCAGCTGTATCCCGGGCACCCGGTCCGGCGCATTGAATCCGCCGGTACCGGGCTGAAGGTGATATGTGATGACCTCACGCTGGATGCGGATATGGTGCTGGTTGCCATTGGGGTGACTCCCAACAGCTCGCTGGCGGCCGATGCCGGACTCAATCTGAGCGTGGAGCAGGCCATCGGGGTGGACCCGTCTCTGAAGACATCCGATCCGTACATCTATGCGGCAGGAGACTGCGCCGATGCCTTTCACGAGGTGACCGGAAAGCGAACGTGGATTCCGCTGGCCCTGAGGGCCAACCGGGCCGGATGGGCTGTTGCCGACAATGTATGCGGCAAAACCGTGAAGCTTCACGGGGTGGCCGGTACCGGCGTATTTAAGGTGTTCGGCCTTGAGGTGGCGCGGACCGGCCTGAATCTGGGCCAGGCGGAAAAAGCCGGTTTTGATCCGGTCGGGGTGACCATCAAGACCCGGTCGCGGGCCCATGCCCATCCGGGCTCATCGGATCTGTGGGTGCATATGGTGGGTGATAAGACCTCCGGCCGGCTTCTCGGGGTTCAGATGGTGGGCCGGGAAGGGGTCGCGGCCCGCATCAATGCGCCGGCCGTGGCGCTTCACGGAAAGATGACCGTGGAGCATTTCAGCCAGTCGGATCTGGCCTATGCCCCGCCCTTCGGGCCGGTATGGGACCCGATGCTGACCGCGGCGAATCAGCTGCTTAAACGGATGTAG